GTTTCACATGCCTACCCAAAGACCAACGGGCGCGCTCCTCTTCGCTTGCGGCGTCCACGGCCTGTGCCGAAGCCAGCAACTTGCCGGGACGCGATTTGGCCAGTTCGCACAATCGGGCCGCCTCGTTGACCGGCTCCCCGATCACGGTGTACTCGAACCGTTCTCGGGCACCCACGTTGCCGGCAATGACCTGCCCCGCCGCCACGCCGATCCCGGCCTGGCACTCGGGCATTTCGTTGACCAGCCGATCGGCTATCGCCCGCGCGGCGGCCAGTGCCTTGTCTTCGGGACAGGGAAGCCGGTTCGGGGCGCCGAAGATGGTTAGCGACGCGTCCCCCTCGAACTTGTTGACCAATCCGTGGTGGCGGTCGACCTCGTCGACGACAATCGCGAAGAACTTGTTGAGCAGCTTGACGACGTCGGCCGGCGGCCGGCTGGTCACCAATTGCGTCGAGCCGACGATGTCGATGAACACGACGGCGACGTGGCGTTCTTCGCCGCCCAGTTTCGAACGTTCACGCTCGGCGGCGGCGGCGACTTCGCGTCCGACGTGGCGGCCGAACAGATCGCGCACTCGTTCGCGCTCCCGCAGTCCGGCGACCATCGCGTTGAAACCACGCTGCAGCTCGCCGAGTTCGGTGCCGTCGAAGACCACCAGGTTGGTCCGTAGCTCGCCCCGCTCGACGCGCCGCAGCGCCGCACGCACCACCCGCACCGGGGTCGCCGTCAGCCAGGCCAGGATCCACATCAGGATGAACCCGAACACCAATGTGACCATCGAGATGATCAGCACGCCCGTCGCGAACTGCATCCGAGTGAGATTGAGCAGCACCATTTCGAACATCGCCATCAGGGCGATGCCGACGACGGGTACTCCCGAACCGAGCAGCCACACCACCATGGTCCGGCCCAGGATTCCCGGCGCCAACCGGCGTGGCGGCGGCCCGGCCTCGAGCGCCTGGGCGGCGAACGGGCGCAATGCGAACTCGGTATGCAGATAGGTTGCGGTTGCGACCAATACGCCGCAAAAGCTGACCGCGAACAGGAATCGCGGGATGAACGCGTTGTTGATCAGGCCGTAGAGTGTCGTCAAGAGCGCCGTGCCAACACCCCAGAACATGAGGTGGCCCACGGCGACTCGCCAGGGGGCCAGGAAGGTGCGGCGCTCCTCCTCACGAGTCGGTTTCCGTCCTTCGATCGCCCAGCGCAGGGCTTGCACGGTCTGCCTGGTCAGTGCGTAGCTACCCAAAGCGAGGGCTAGCAGGACATAGCCCGGTACCACCCCGAACGTGAGCCACCGTGGCGTGTCGCGAACGATGCTCGGTTCGGGGATGGCGATCGTCACCAATAGCAGGGCAACCCCGATGCCGAGCAGGTTCGCGGTCACGACCAGCGCGGTCAGCATGACCTGGATCCGTACCCGTCGGCGCCGTTGGCTTTCCGAAACCCGCCCAAGCAGCCAGGAGCCGTACGCGGGAGTTTCTGGCAGCCGGCCGCTCTGCCGGGTCACCGTCTCCAGCACCCGACCCAAGCGTTGCGCCGTGCTCTTCTTGGCCGACATTGTGGCGTCAGACTAGTTTGTCGAAGAGTCGGGTGCGACCGGTTGGCGCGCTCGTGTTGTTTGCCCGGCTTAGGTGGGCACGGCCAGCCGAGTCGGCTGCTCATGTCCGCGCAGCGTCACCGTCTCGCCCAAAGACCAATGGGCACGTTCGGTTTCGCTGGCAGCGTGCAGTGTGTCCGAGGATGCTAGCAATCGCGCGGGGTGTGATTTGGCCAGTTCGCACAATCGGGCCGCCTGGTTGACCGGCTTGCCGACCACTGTGTATTCGAATCTTTGCTTGGCGCCGACATTGCCGGCGACGATCTGGCCTGCCGCCACCCCGATGCCGGCTTGGACCTCGGGCATCTCGTTGGCCAGCCGATCGGCTATGGCCCGGGCGGCGGCCAGCGCGGCGTCTTCGGGACGGTCGAGGCGGTTCGGGGCTCCGAAGATGGCCAGGGCGGCGTCGCCTGCGAACTTGTTGATCAGTCCGTGGTGACGGTCGACCTCGTTGACGACGATCGCGAAAAACCGGTTGAGGAGCTTGACCACGTGGGCGGCAGGTTGGTTGTCCACCAGCTGGGTGGAGCCGACGATGTCGACGAAGACGACGGCGGCGTGGCGGTCTTCGCCGCCTAGCTGTGGTCGTTCACGCTCGGCGGCGGCGGCGACTTCGCGTCCGACGTGGCGGCCGAAAAGGTCGCGCACGCGTTCGCGCTCGCGCAGGCCGTTGACCATCGCGTTGAAACCACGCTGCAGCTCACCGAGTTCGGTGCCGTCGAACACCACCAGATCCCCTCGCAGATCCCCCTGCTCGACACGCTTGAGCGCAGCGCGCACCACTCGCACCGGCGCCGCCGTCAGCCAAGCAAGAATCCACATCACGAGAAACCCGAAGATCAACGTGGTTATCGACAGGATCAACACCGCCGACGCGAGCTGCGTTTCGGTCAGATTGTGCACCAATAGGACGTAGAGCGCTGTCGTGGCGATGCCGGTCACAGGCACGCCTGAACCTAGCGACCACACCGTCATCGTTCGGCCCATGATGCCCGGTGCAAACCGTCGTGGCGGTCGTCCCGCTTCGAGTGCTTTAGCGGCTACGGGTCGCAGCGCGAACTCGGTGAACAAGTAGCAATTGGTGGCTACCAAAACGCCGCAGATAGTCACCGAGAACAAAATTATGGTGACGAATACGCGGTTGGCCAGCCCGTAGAGCGTGGCCAACAACGCCCCGCCGATATCCCACAGAATGAGGTGGACGGCTGCCACTCGAAACGGGAGCAGCAAGGTGTTGCGCCCGTCGGCCTGGCTCGGCGCGCGTTCCTCGATCGCCCACCGTATGGACGCTCTGACGATTCGCGTGGTTATCCAGTAGGTGCCGATGGCCAGTGCGAGCGTCGCATAGGCCGGTGCGACCCCGAAGGTGACCCACCATGGGGCGTCGGTGTAGATGCTAGGCACCGGAAAAGCGAAGGTCACCACTAGCAGCGCGACCACGATCCCGGTCAGGTTCGCCGTCATGATATAGACGGTCACGATGCGCTTGATGCGTACCCAGCGACGCGACGGGCTTTCTGACACCCGCCCAAGCAACCAGGAGCCATACGCCGGGGTCTCGGGCAGCTGGCCGCACTGACGGGTCATCGTCTCGAGTGCCTGGCCCAGGCGTTGCGCCATGGTCTTTTTCGCCGGCATGGTGGCGTCAGCCTAATCTGTCGGATGCGCCCCACGGTAAATCGTGTGGGTCTGGTGATCGCCCAGTGCACCGCCGACTATGTCGGCCGACTGAGCAGGCATCTGCAGCTGTTGAACTGGCGACGTCAGCCGGATGGGCTGGTCGTGCCCGCGAAGTGTCACGGTCTCGCCTAAAGACCAACGGGCACATTCGTTTTCACTGGCACCGCGCAACGTTTGCGACGACGCCAACAATCGGCTCGGGTATGATTTTGCCAGTTCGCACAGTCGTGCAGCCTCGTTGACCGGTTCGCCGATCACGGTGTATTCGAACCGTTCGTGGGCGCCGACATTGCCGGCGACAACCTGACCTGCCGCTACCCCGATGCCGGCTTGGCACTCCGGCATTTCGCTGGCTAGCCGGTCGGCGATGGCTCGTGCGGTGGCCAGCGCGGCATCTTCGGGATGGCTCAGGCGGTTGGGGGCCCCGAAGACTGCCAGCGAGGCGTCTCCCTGAAACTTGTTGACAAGTCCACGGTGATGGTTCACTTCATCGACGATTACCGTGAAGAACCGGTTGAGTAGCATCACGACCTCTGCCGCAGGCCGGCTGGTGACCAATTGAGTTGAACCGACGATGTCGACGAAGACGACGGCGACATGGCGCTCTTCGCCGCCCAGTTTTGGTCGCTCGCGTTCGGCTGCTGCGGCGACCTCGCGACCGACGTGGCGGCCGAAGAGATCGCGTACGCGTTCGCGCTCGCGCAGGCCCTCGACCATTCTGTTGAAACCACGCTGTAGCTCACCGAGTTCGGTCCCGTCGAATACGACCAGATCGCCGCTTAGATCGCCCTGCTCTACGCGGTTGAGCGCCTCGCGGACCACGCGCACAGGCGTGGCCGTCAGCCAAGCGAGAATCCACATCAGGATGAATCCGAAGATCAACAGTGGTGCCCACAGGATCAGCACTGTGATCATGAATTGATCATTGGAGAGTTCCCAAAACGTATCGTCGAAGATGGCGGTGAGGGCGACACCGACATTGGGTACGCCTGAACAGAGCAGCCACACCAGCATGGTTCGGCCCACGATGCCTCGCACCAGCGATCGTGGTGTTGCTCCCACTTCGAGCGCCTGGGCGGCCATCGGGCGAAGCGCAAACTCGGTTAACAGATAGCAGCTGGTGGCTGCGACAACGCCGATGACGCCCATCGAAAACAGGAACCGCGGGATAAACAACCGGTTGGCCAGGCCGTAGATTATCGTCCACAACGCTGCGGCGGCGCCCCACAGGAAAAGAACTGCCAACGCCACTCGCAGTGGGACTAGGAAAGCGCTGCGCGCCTCATCATGGCTGGGGGTGCGTTCCTCGATTGCCCACCGCAACGCTCGAGCCGTTTGCCTGGTGAGCCAGTAGGTGCCCAGTATGAAGGCGAGCACGCAGTATCCCGGAACGATCCCGAACGACACCCAATGCGGGGCGTCCAAAATCACGCTTGGTTTCGGAAAGGCGACCGTCAGTAGCATGGCACCGACAATGAGCCCGATCACGTTCGTGACCAAAATGGCGACGGTCAGCATGCCCTGGATACGTACCCGCCGCATCCGTGGGCTCTCCGACACGCGCCCAAGCAGCCATGAGCCGTATGCGGGCGTCTCTGGCCGTCGTCCAGTGCGCGGGCTGAGAGTCTCGACGGCCCCTGGCAAGTGTCGAGTGGTGGCCTTCTCGGATGGCATGGTGACGTCAGCGTAGTGTGTCGGTCACGCTCTAAGGAACAACGTCGTTGCGCGCTCTAAGGTGAGTCGGGTGCGTCTAGTCATCGCCCAGTGCACTGTCGACTACATCGGCCGGCTCACCGCGCATCTGCCGTCCGCGCGCCGGCTGTTGCTGTTCAAGGCCGACGGATCGGTCAGCGTACATGCTGACGACCGCGCCTACAAGCCGTTGAACTGGATGAGTCCGCCGTGCTGGTTGACCGAAGAGTCCGGCGGCCAGGCGCCAGTGTGGGTGGTCGAGAACAAGGCCGGCGAGCAGCTGCGCATCACTATCGAAGGAATCGAGCACGACAGTAGCCACGAGCTGGGCGTGGACCCCGGGCTGGTCAAGGACGGCGTCGAGGCCCACTTGCAGGCGTTGCTCGCCGAGCACATCCAATTGCTGGGCGAAGGGTACACGCTGGTCCGCCGCGAGTACATGACCGCGATCGGACCCGTCGACCTGCTGTGCAGCGACGAACGAGGTGGCTCGGTCGCGGTGGAAATCAAGCGGCGTGGCGAGATCGACGGCGTGGAGCAGCTGACCCGCTACCTCGAGTTGCTCAACCGCGACAGTGTGCTCGCGCCGGTCAAGGGGGTGTTTGCCGCTCAACAGATCAAGCCGCAGGCTCGGATTCTGGCCACCGACCGCGGGATCCGTTGTTTGACATTGGATTACGACACAATGCGCGGGATGGATAGCGGCGAGTACCGGCTGTTCTGAGTTGCGCGATTAAACTGATGCGATGGCTCGGCGCCGCAAACCGCTGCACCGGCAGCGGCCGGAACCGCCGTCGTGGGCCCTGCGCCGAGTGGAAGCGGGGCCCGATGGCCACGAGTATGAAGTACGACCGGTCGCTGCGGCCCGCGCCGTCAAGACCTATCGCTGTCCGGGGTGTGATCACGAAATCCGTTCCGGTACTGCACATGTGGTAGTGTGGCCGACTGACTTGCCGCAAGCCGGCGTCGATGACCGGCGTCACTGGCACACCCCGTGCTGGGCGAACCGAGCAACCCGCGGTCCGACTCGAAAATGGACCTAGGCTTTTGGCGGCTGGTGCGCCCTGCTGGTGCGCCTTAGGGGGCCGGCTCCACCAACTCGATCAGAACCCCGCCGGCGTCTTTCGGGTGGATGAAGTTGATCCGTGAGTTCGCGGTGCCACGCCTGGCCGTCTCGTAGACCAGCCGGACGCCCTGGGAGCGCAGCCGCCGACACATGGCGTCAAGATCGCTGACCCGGCACGCCAGCTGTTGGATGCCTGGCCCGCGCTTGTCCAGGAACTTCGCTATCACCGAGGATTCGTCGAGCGGGGCCATCAACTGGATTTGCGCCGCGGAGCCCGGCACCGCCAGCAGTGCCTCGCGGATGCCCTGATCGTCGTTGATTTCCTCGTGGACCAGGATCATGCCAAGGTGGTCGTGATACCACTCGATGGCAACGTCCAGGTCGGCGACCGCAATACCGACGTGATCGAGTCCAGTTACCAACGAGGTAGCCAGCATGTGACGGGCGTGGACTTGATCGGTCGTCATCACACAACGGTAACCTGAAGGGAAAGAATCTGCTTCTCCGGGTCGGTCAGATCGGCTTTCGGGTGCGCTGAGGAGGTAGTCATAACGACATCGGTGATTGTTGCTGGCGCGCGTACACCCATCGGCAAGTTGATGGGCTCCCTGAAGGATTTCAGCGCCAGCGAGCTGGGTGCCATCGCCATTAAGGGCGCCCTGGAGAAGGCCAACGTGCCGGCGTCCTTGGTCGAGTACGTGATCATGGGCCAGGTGTTGACCGCGGGTGCCGGGCAAATGCCCGCACGGCAGGCGGCAGTGGCGGCCGGCATCGGTTGGGATGTCCCTGCGCTGACGATCAACAAGATGTGCCTGTCCGGCATCGACGCAATCGCGCTGGCTGATCAACTCATTCGGGCCAGAGAGTTCGACGTGGTGGTGGCCGGCGGTCAGGAGTCGATGACGAAGGCGCCCCACCTGTTGATGAATAGCCGGTCGGGTTACAAGTACGGCGACGTTACGGTTTTGGACCACATGGCCTACGACGGTCTGCACGACGTGTTCACCGATCAGCCGATGGGCGCGCTCACCGAGCAACGCAACGACGTCGACATGTTCACCCGCTCCGAACAGGACGAGTACGCGGCTGCGTCCCACCAAAAGGCGGCCGCGGCATGGAAGGACGGCGTATTCGCCGACGAGGTGATCCCGGTGAACATCCCGCAGCGCACGGGCGATCCACTGCAGTTCACCGAGGACGAGGGGATCCGCGCCAACACCACCGCCGCCGCGCTGGCCGGTCTGAAGCCGGCGTTCCGTGGCGACGGCACCATCACCGCCGGGTCGGCGTCACAGATCTCCGACGGTGCGGCCGCGGTGGTGGTCATGAACCAGGAAAAGGCCCAGGAACTGGGGCTGACCTGGCTAGCCGAGATCGGCGCCCACGGTGTGGTGGCCGGGCCGGATTCCACACTGCAATCGCAGCCGGCCAACGCGATCAACAAGGCGCTGGATCGCGAGGGCATCTCGGTGGACCAGCTCGACGTGGTGGAGATCAACGAGGCGTTCGCTGCGGTGGCATTGGCCTCGATACGCGAACTCGGGCTGAACCCCCAGATCGTCAACGTCAACGGTGGTGCGATTGCCGTCGGGCATCCCCTCGGCATGTCAGGGACGCGAATCACGCTACATGCGGCGCTGCAGTTGGCACGCCGGGGATCGGGCGTCGGGGTTGCCGCATTGTGCGGGGCTGGCGGGCAGGGCGACGCACTGATATTGCGGGCCGGATAGCGGTTGAGGGGTCGGTGGCGGCCAGTGTGATCTTGGTCATACCAACCGATCGCGGTATGTCGGCTCCTGCCGCAGGGTCGGCGCCACCGGGTGGATCGATGACCGCAGCGGCATGACAGACTTGACGGCGTGACGCGTCCGCGACCCCCGCTCGGGCCGGCCATGGCCGGTGCTGTTGACCTCTCCGGCATCAAACAACGTGCCCAGCAAAACGCTGCGGCGAGCACGGATGCCGACCGGGCACTGTCGACGCCGTCCGGTGTGACCGAGATCACCGAGGCGAACTTCGAGGACGAGGTGATCGTCCGGTCCGACGAAGTGCCGGTGGTGGTGTTGCTGTGGTCACCCCGCAGCGAGGTATGCGTCGACTTGCTTGACACGCTGTCCGGCTTGGCCGCTGCCGCTAAGGGCAAGTGGTCGCTGGCGTCGGTTAACGTTGACGTCGCACCCAGGGTGGCACAGATATTCGGCGTCCAAGCGGTTCCGACCGTGGTGGCCTTGGCTGCGGGACAGCCGATCTCGAGCTTCCAGGGCCTCCAGCCCGCGGACCAACTGAGTCGCTGGGTGGATTCCCTGTTGTCTGCGACAGCCGGAAAGCTCAAGGGCGCAGCGAGTTCCGAGGAGTCCACCGAAGTCGATCCAGCGGTGGCACAGGCGCGCCAGCAGCTCGAGGATGGCGACTTTGTTGCCGCGCGCAAGTCATATCAGGCGATTTTGGATGCCAACCCAGGAAGCGTCGAAGCCAAGGCGGCCATCCGCCAGATCGAATTCCTCATCCGCGCAACCGCACAACGGCCCGACGCCGTCTCGGTCGCCGACAGCTTGTCGGATGACATCGACGCCGCGTTTGCGGCAGCCGACGTGCAAGTCCTCAACCAGGATGTGAGTGCGGCCTTCGAGCGCCTGATCGCGTTGGTGCGTCGGACATCTGGAGAAGAGCGCACCCGGGTGCGCACCCGGCTGATCGAGCTGTTCGAGCTGTTCGACCCCGCCGATCCCGAGGTCGTGGCCGGTCGGCGCAACCTCGCCAACGCGCTGTACTGAGGCCGGCTGGCGAGCAGACGCAGAATCGCCTAAACCCGCACGGGTTTAGGCGATTCTGCGTCTGCTCGCGCTGGGCGGCTACGACAACCCGGGTGATCCGTTCAGGCCGAGCAGCCCGGCGGTGCCGCCGGCGCCACCCTTACCCGGCGCACTGCCGACTCCGCCGTTTCCGCCGTTGCCTCCATTGCCGATCAGGGTGGCGTTGCCGCCGGAGCCGCCGACACCGCCGTTTGCCACCACGCTTGCGCCGCCGGCGCCGCCGTCGCCGCCGTTGCCGACCATCCCGGCCTTGCCACCCTTGCCGCCGTTCCCCCCGTCGCCGGCGATGCCGAGTCCGCCGGCGCCGCCGGCGCCGCCATCGCCGTTGAGCAGGCCGGCGTTGCCGCCGGCCCCACCGTCGCCGGCGGTCTCGCCGAACCCGCCGGCTCCGCCGGCCCCGCCCGCACCCGAGAGCCCGGCGGCGTTGCCGCCGGCCCCGCCGGCCCCCCCGACCGACCCGAATTCGATGCCAGTCCCGCCGGCGCCACCAGCGCCGCCGTCACCGATCAACCCGCCGGTGCCGCCGGTGCCGCCGCTACCGGCCGCGCCCCGGACGCTGTCGCCGCCGGTACCGCCGGCGCCGCCGTCGCCGATCAGCTTGGCGGCCCCGCCGCTGCCACCGGACCCGCCGATGCCGCCGGCCATTTGGTCCGCACTGGAGGCGCCGAACCCTCCGGTGCCCCCGGCGCCGCCGGGACCGAACAGTGCGCCGGCACCGCCGATGCCGCCGACGCCTCCTTTGCCGCCGGTGCCGCCGGGGTCGGGCGCGCCGAGACCGGTTCCGCCGGTGCCGCCAATGCCGCCAGCGCCGAAGAGGATGCCGGCGTTGCCGCCCGCCCCGCCGGCCCCGCCCTCACCGCCCACGAGTTGGTTACCGGTGCCAGTTCCGCCGGTGCCGCCGGTCCCGCCGTTGCCGGTGAAGATGCCGCCGTCGCCTCCGGTGCCGCCGTTCCCTCCGGCCGAGCCGGAGACTCCGAACCCGCCGGCGCCGCCGGCACCGCCATTGGAGAACAGCCCGCCGCCCCCGCCGGTGCCGCCGGTGCCACCGGTGCCCCCGTTGACGCTCAACCCGCCGGTGCCGCCGGCACCGCCGGCGGCCAACACCTCGAACAGCCCGCTGCGACCGCCGGCCCCGCCGGCGCCACCGTTGAAGCCTGGCCCGCCGGCCCCGCCGATGCCACCGGCTCCGAACAGCCCGGCCGCCCCGCCGTCGCCGCCGAGCCCGCCTGTGCCGGTGTTCCCGACTCCGCCGGGCCCACCGGCGCCGCCGGAGCCGAACAGCAGCCCGCCGGCCCCGCCGGCCCCGCCAGCCGCGCCGTTGCCCGGGCCGTCACCCCCGGCCCCACCCGCCCCGCCGTTGCCGAATAGCCCCGCGGCTCCACCTGGGCCGCCGGCCTGGCCGGGCGCCCCGGACCCGCCGGCCCCGCCGTTGCCGTACAGCAGCCCGCCGGCCCCGCCGGCTTGCCCGGTCCCCGGTGCGCCGTTGGCGCCGTTGCCGATCAGCGGACGCCCCAGCAACAGCTGGGTGGGCGTGTTCACAATGTTGAGCAGGCCCTCCAACGGCGCCGCGGCGGCGGCCTCAGCGCTCGCGTACGCGCCAGCGCCCGCAGTAAAGGTTTGAACGAACTGGGCATGAAACGCCGACATCTGAGCGCTCACCGCCTGATAGGCCTGGCCATGCGCGGCGAACAGCGACGCGATGGCCGCCGACACCTCATCAGCACCGGCTGCCAGAAGTTCCGTCGTCGGGCCCAATGCCGCGGCGTTGGCGGCCCCCAGCGTCGACCCGATGTTCGCCAAATCCGAAGCGGCCCTCACCAGCGTCTCGGGAGCGGCGATTACAAACGACATGCTTTCCTCCGATCAGCTGTGCGTCGAGTATCCAGCTCGAGTTAGCACAGGGTAGCGCTATCGCTTAGCCTTTCTGATCAATCTCGGAGTGCAGTGTGCAGAGTGCATCGAATCGGCTCATCAGGCATGTGCAATCTGCTCATGGCAGGCGCTAGGCGGGCGTCAGCCACAGCGCCGAA
Above is a window of Mycobacterium tuberculosis H37Rv DNA encoding:
- a CDS encoding adenylate cyclase (ATP pyrophosphate-lyase (adenylyl cyclase)), encoding MPAKKTMAQRLGQALETMTRQCGQLPETPAYGSWLLGRVSESPSRRWVRIKRIVTVYIMTANLTGIVVALLVVTFAFPVPSIYTDAPWWVTFGVAPAYATLALAIGTYWITTRIVRASIRWAIEERAPSQADGRNTLLLPFRVAAVHLILWDIGGALLATLYGLANRVFVTIILFSVTICGVLVATNCYLFTEFALRPVAAKALEAGRPPRRFAPGIMGRTMTVWSLGSGVPVTGIATTALYVLLVHNLTETQLASAVLILSITTLIFGFLVMWILAWLTAAPVRVVRAALKRVEQGDLRGDLVVFDGTELGELQRGFNAMVNGLRERERVRDLFGRHVGREVAAAAERERPQLGGEDRHAAVVFVDIVGSTQLVDNQPAAHVVKLLNRFFAIVVNEVDRHHGLINKFAGDAALAIFGAPNRLDRPEDAALAAARAIADRLANEMPEVQAGIGVAAGQIVAGNVGAKQRFEYTVVGKPVNQAARLCELAKSHPARLLASSDTLHAASETERAHWSLGETVTLRGHEQPTRLAVPT
- the PE_PGRS24 gene encoding PE-PGRS family protein PE_PGRS24 (Member of the Mycobacterium tuberculosis PE family, PGRS subfamily of ala-, gly-rich proteins); the encoded protein is MSFVIAAPETLVRAASDLANIGSTLGAANAAALGPTTELLAAGADEVSAAIASLFAAHGQAYQAVSAQMSAFHAQFVQTFTAGAGAYASAEAAAAAPLEGLLNIVNTPTQLLLGRPLIGNGANGAPGTGQAGGAGGLLYGNGGAGGSGAPGQAGGPGGAAGLFGNGGAGGAGGDGPGNGAAGGAGGAGGLLFGSGGAGGPGGVGNTGTGGLGGDGGAAGLFGAGGIGGAGGPGFNGGAGGAGGRSGLFEVLAAGGAGGTGGLSVNGGTGGTGGTGGGGGLFSNGGAGGAGGFGVSGSAGGNGGTGGDGGIFTGNGGTGGTGGTGTGNQLVGGEGGAGGAGGNAGILFGAGGIGGTGGTGLGAPDPGGTGGKGGVGGIGGAGALFGPGGAGGTGGFGASSADQMAGGIGGSGGSGGAAKLIGDGGAGGTGGDSVRGAAGSGGTGGTGGLIGDGGAGGAGGTGIEFGSVGGAGGAGGNAAGLSGAGGAGGAGGFGETAGDGGAGGNAGLLNGDGGAGGAGGLGIAGDGGNGGKGGKAGMVGNGGDGGAGGASVVANGGVGGSGGNATLIGNGGNGGNGGVGSAPGKGGAGGTAGLLGLNGSPGLS
- a CDS encoding thioredoxin (A core mycobacterial gene; conserved in mycobacterial strains (See Marmiesse et al., 2004 PMID:14766927).), coding for MTRPRPPLGPAMAGAVDLSGIKQRAQQNAAASTDADRALSTPSGVTEITEANFEDEVIVRSDEVPVVVLLWSPRSEVCVDLLDTLSGLAAAAKGKWSLASVNVDVAPRVAQIFGVQAVPTVVALAAGQPISSFQGLQPADQLSRWVDSLLSATAGKLKGAASSEESTEVDPAVAQARQQLEDGDFVAARKSYQAILDANPGSVEAKAAIRQIEFLIRATAQRPDAVSVADSLSDDIDAAFAAADVQVLNQDVSAAFERLIALVRRTSGEERTRVRTRLIELFELFDPADPEVVAGRRNLANALY
- a CDS encoding endonuclease NucS, whose protein sequence is MSRVRLVIAQCTVDYIGRLTAHLPSARRLLLFKADGSVSVHADDRAYKPLNWMSPPCWLTEESGGQAPVWVVENKAGEQLRITIEGIEHDSSHELGVDPGLVKDGVEAHLQALLAEHIQLLGEGYTLVRREYMTAIGPVDLLCSDERGGSVAVEIKRRGEIDGVEQLTRYLELLNRDSVLAPVKGVFAAQQIKPQARILATDRGIRCLTLDYDTMRGMDSGEYRLF
- a CDS encoding adenylate cyclase (ATP pyrophosphate-lyase (adenylyl cyclase)) encodes the protein MSAKKSTAQRLGRVLETVTRQSGRLPETPAYGSWLLGRVSESQRRRRVRIQVMLTALVVTANLLGIGVALLLVTIAIPEPSIVRDTPRWLTFGVVPGYVLLALALGSYALTRQTVQALRWAIEGRKPTREEERRTFLAPWRVAVGHLMFWGVGTALLTTLYGLINNAFIPRFLFAVSFCGVLVATATYLHTEFALRPFAAQALEAGPPPRRLAPGILGRTMVVWLLGSGVPVVGIALMAMFEMVLLNLTRMQFATGVLIISMVTLVFGFILMWILAWLTATPVRVVRAALRRVERGELRTNLVVFDGTELGELQRGFNAMVAGLRERERVRDLFGRHVGREVAAAAERERSKLGGEERHVAVVFIDIVGSTQLVTSRPPADVVKLLNKFFAIVVDEVDRHHGLVNKFEGDASLTIFGAPNRLPCPEDKALAAARAIADRLVNEMPECQAGIGVAAGQVIAGNVGARERFEYTVIGEPVNEAARLCELAKSRPGKLLASAQAVDAASEEERARWSLGRHVKLRGHDQPVRLAKPVGLTKPRR
- the fadA4 gene encoding acetyl-CoA acetyltransferase (acetoacetyl-CoA thiolase); its protein translation is MIVAGARTPIGKLMGSLKDFSASELGAIAIKGALEKANVPASLVEYVIMGQVLTAGAGQMPARQAAVAAGIGWDVPALTINKMCLSGIDAIALADQLIRAREFDVVVAGGQESMTKAPHLLMNSRSGYKYGDVTVLDHMAYDGLHDVFTDQPMGALTEQRNDVDMFTRSEQDEYAAASHQKAAAAWKDGVFADEVIPVNIPQRTGDPLQFTEDEGIRANTTAAALAGLKPAFRGDGTITAGSASQISDGAAAVVVMNQEKAQELGLTWLAEIGAHGVVAGPDSTLQSQPANAINKALDREGISVDQLDVVEINEAFAAVALASIRELGLNPQIVNVNGGAIAVGHPLGMSGTRITLHAALQLARRGSGVGVAALCGAGGQGDALILRAG
- a CDS encoding adenylate cyclase (ATP pyrophosphate-lyase (adenylyl cyclase)), which translates into the protein MPSEKATTRHLPGAVETLSPRTGRRPETPAYGSWLLGRVSESPRMRRVRIQGMLTVAILVTNVIGLIVGAMLLTVAFPKPSVILDAPHWVSFGIVPGYCVLAFILGTYWLTRQTARALRWAIEERTPSHDEARSAFLVPLRVALAVLFLWGAAAALWTIIYGLANRLFIPRFLFSMGVIGVVAATSCYLLTEFALRPMAAQALEVGATPRSLVRGIVGRTMLVWLLCSGVPNVGVALTAIFDDTFWELSNDQFMITVLILWAPLLIFGFILMWILAWLTATPVRVVREALNRVEQGDLSGDLVVFDGTELGELQRGFNRMVEGLRERERVRDLFGRHVGREVAAAAERERPKLGGEERHVAVVFVDIVGSTQLVTSRPAAEVVMLLNRFFTVIVDEVNHHRGLVNKFQGDASLAVFGAPNRLSHPEDAALATARAIADRLASEMPECQAGIGVAAGQVVAGNVGAHERFEYTVIGEPVNEAARLCELAKSYPSRLLASSQTLRGASENECARWSLGETVTLRGHDQPIRLTSPVQQLQMPAQSADIVGGALGDHQTHTIYRGAHPTD